The proteins below are encoded in one region of Pseudomonas sp. SCB32:
- a CDS encoding helix-turn-helix domain-containing protein: MSMRLKLLRKKLGITLETLAEKTGMTKSYLSKVERGLNTPSIATALKLSKALNVQVEELFAEEGVAAEGYSLVRSSERQSLARDAEGPAYASLARQIGDRALLPFIVYPPADFSHSTFKEHLGEEFIFVHRGRVEVDFMSERLTLETGDALHFNAQKPHRLRSLGDEQAELLVVVHSQD, from the coding sequence ATGTCCATGCGATTGAAATTGCTGAGAAAAAAACTGGGGATCACCCTGGAGACGCTGGCCGAGAAGACCGGCATGACCAAGAGCTACCTGTCCAAGGTCGAGCGCGGCCTGAACACGCCGTCGATCGCCACCGCGCTCAAGCTGTCGAAGGCGCTCAACGTGCAGGTCGAGGAGCTGTTCGCTGAAGAGGGAGTCGCCGCCGAGGGCTACAGCCTGGTGCGCAGCAGCGAGCGGCAGTCGCTGGCGCGTGATGCCGAGGGCCCGGCCTATGCCTCGCTGGCGCGGCAGATCGGCGACCGTGCGCTGCTGCCGTTCATCGTCTATCCGCCAGCGGACTTCAGCCATTCGACTTTCAAGGAACACCTGGGTGAAGAGTTCATCTTCGTCCATCGCGGCCGGGTTGAAGTGGACTTCATGTCCGAACGCCTGACCCTGGAAACCGGCGACGCGCTCCATTTCAATGCGCAGAAACCGCATCGCCTGCGCTCCCTGGGCGACGAACAGGCCGAGCTGCTGGTCGTGGTGCACAGCCAGGACTGA
- a CDS encoding enoyl-CoA hydratase/isomerase family protein, which translates to MTQASPLSRVQDGIAWITLNRPEQRNALDIPTLKNLHALLDAHEADPAVRVIVLTGQGRSFCAGADLAEWAEAEARGELETYGWTETAHALMRRLHGLDKPTIAAVNGTAVGAGMDLTLCCDFRVIGASARFKAGYTGMAYCPDAGASWHLPRLIGSEAAKRLLFLDELWNAERALNAGLVSEVVADEQLLAHVGEFAARLAAGPTFAFAQTKRLMRDGAARTLAQQLEAEQAAGLLCGRSEDAAEALRAVAEKRSPQFKGR; encoded by the coding sequence ATGACTCAAGCATCCCCGCTCAGCCGGGTCCAGGACGGCATCGCCTGGATCACCCTGAACCGTCCCGAACAGCGCAACGCGCTGGACATCCCGACGCTCAAGAACCTGCACGCCCTGCTCGACGCCCATGAGGCGGACCCGGCGGTGCGCGTCATCGTGCTCACCGGCCAGGGCCGCAGCTTCTGCGCTGGCGCCGACCTCGCCGAATGGGCCGAGGCCGAAGCCCGTGGCGAGCTGGAAACCTACGGCTGGACCGAAACCGCCCACGCCCTGATGCGCCGCCTGCACGGCCTGGACAAGCCGACCATCGCCGCCGTCAACGGCACCGCCGTCGGCGCCGGGATGGACCTGACCCTGTGCTGCGACTTCCGCGTCATCGGCGCCTCCGCCCGCTTCAAGGCCGGCTACACCGGCATGGCCTACTGCCCGGACGCCGGCGCCAGCTGGCACCTGCCGCGCCTGATCGGCAGCGAAGCGGCCAAGCGCCTGCTGTTCCTCGACGAGCTGTGGAACGCCGAGCGCGCCCTGAACGCAGGTCTGGTCAGCGAAGTAGTCGCCGATGAGCAGTTGCTTGCGCACGTCGGCGAGTTCGCCGCGCGCCTGGCCGCCGGTCCGACCTTCGCCTTCGCCCAGACCAAGCGCCTGATGCGCGACGGCGCCGCCCGCACCCTGGCCCAGCAACTGGAGGCCGAACAGGCCGCCGGGCTGCTCTGCGGCCGCAGTGAAGATGCCGCTGAGGCGCTGCGCGCCGTGGCCGAAAAACGCTCTCCCCAATTCAAAGGCCGCTAA
- a CDS encoding 5-guanidino-2-oxopentanoate decarboxylase, with protein MQNNKNLTGGQALVRLLANYGVDTVFGIPGVHTLELYRGLPGSGIRHVLTRHEQGAGFMADGYARVSGKPGVAFIITGPGVTNAATAIGQAYADSIPMLVISSVNHTASLGKGWGCLHETQDQRAMTAPITAFSAVALSAEDLPELIARAYAVFDSERPRPVHISVPLDVLANPVARDWTNEVVRRAGRGQPAADALKQAVDKLQAAKRPMIIAGGGALHAADALAALSERLAAPLFTSVAGKGLLAPEAPLAAGATLCTQAGWDMIAEADVVLAIGTEMADTDYWRERLPLTGEVIRVDVDSRKFNDFYPSAVALLGDSKATAEALLAALPSATRDAAQSQSRIAELRAQIDAGHAPLQLIHKSILERIAKVLPDNAFIASDMTQLAYTANYLYPSKAPRGWLHPTGYGTLGYGVPAGIGAKFGAPERPGLVLVGDGGFLYTAQELATATEELDSPLVVLLWNNDALGQIRDDMIGLDIEPIGVLPRNPDFALLGRAYGCEMREPQSLDELERDLRAGFAHPGVTLIELKHACAK; from the coding sequence ATGCAGAACAACAAGAACCTCACCGGCGGCCAGGCCCTGGTCCGCCTGCTGGCCAACTACGGCGTCGACACCGTATTCGGCATTCCCGGCGTACACACCCTGGAGCTCTACCGCGGCCTGCCCGGCAGCGGCATCCGCCACGTGCTGACCCGCCACGAGCAGGGCGCCGGCTTCATGGCCGACGGCTATGCGCGCGTCAGCGGCAAGCCCGGCGTGGCCTTCATCATCACCGGCCCGGGGGTGACCAACGCCGCCACCGCCATCGGCCAGGCCTACGCCGACTCCATTCCGATGCTGGTGATTTCCAGCGTCAACCACACCGCCAGCCTGGGCAAGGGCTGGGGCTGCCTGCACGAGACCCAGGACCAGCGCGCCATGACCGCGCCGATCACCGCGTTCTCGGCCGTCGCCCTGAGCGCCGAAGACCTGCCCGAACTGATCGCCCGTGCCTACGCCGTGTTCGACAGCGAGCGCCCGCGCCCGGTGCACATCTCGGTGCCGCTGGACGTGCTCGCCAACCCGGTCGCCCGCGACTGGACCAACGAAGTGGTGCGCCGTGCCGGCCGTGGCCAGCCTGCCGCCGATGCGCTGAAGCAGGCTGTGGATAAACTCCAGGCCGCCAAGCGCCCGATGATCATCGCCGGCGGCGGCGCGCTGCATGCCGCCGACGCACTGGCCGCGCTGAGCGAACGCCTGGCCGCGCCGCTGTTCACCAGCGTCGCCGGCAAGGGCCTGCTGGCGCCGGAAGCGCCGCTCGCCGCGGGCGCCACCCTGTGCACCCAGGCCGGTTGGGACATGATCGCCGAGGCCGACGTGGTGCTCGCCATCGGCACCGAAATGGCCGATACCGACTACTGGCGCGAGCGCCTGCCGCTGACCGGCGAGGTAATCCGCGTCGACGTCGACTCGCGCAAGTTCAATGACTTCTACCCGAGCGCCGTGGCGCTGCTGGGCGATTCCAAGGCCACCGCCGAAGCGCTGCTCGCCGCATTGCCGAGCGCCACCCGCGATGCCGCCCAATCGCAGTCGCGCATCGCCGAACTGCGCGCGCAGATCGACGCCGGCCACGCGCCGCTGCAACTGATCCACAAGTCGATCCTCGAGCGCATCGCCAAGGTGCTGCCGGATAACGCCTTCATCGCCAGCGACATGACCCAGCTGGCCTACACCGCCAACTACCTGTACCCGAGCAAGGCGCCGCGCGGCTGGCTGCACCCCACCGGCTACGGCACCCTCGGCTACGGCGTGCCCGCCGGCATCGGCGCCAAGTTCGGCGCGCCGGAGCGTCCGGGCCTGGTGCTGGTTGGCGACGGCGGCTTCCTCTACACCGCCCAGGAACTGGCGACCGCCACCGAGGAACTGGACAGCCCGCTGGTGGTGCTGCTGTGGAACAACGATGCGCTGGGGCAGATCCGCGACGACATGATCGGCCTGGACATCGAGCCCATCGGCGTCCTGCCGCGCAACCCGGACTTCGCCCTGCTCGGCCGCGCCTACGGCTGCGAGATGCGCGAACCGCAGAGCCTGGACGAGCTGGAGCGCGACCTGCGCGCCGGCTTCGCCCATCCGGGCGTGACCTTGATCGAGCTGAAACACGCCTGCGCCAAGTAG
- a CDS encoding acetate--CoA ligase family protein encodes MKRENLQRLLAPRHLAFIGGRSMARALKRCAEGGFAGQMWLVNPQYDELEGVHCVRSIAELPEGPDAVFIATNRDLTVQAVAELAAKGAGGAICYASGFAETGEEGEALQRRLLASAGDMALLGPNCYGLLDYLHGAALWPVAHGGHLVEKGVAVLTQSGNFAYNLSMSDRSLPIAYMASVGNQAQLGVAELMDVLLDEPRVTAIGLHLEGLKNVPGFARAAFKALQKGIPVIALKTGVSEIGAELALSHTSSLAGSDALYDALFDRLGVIRVSGPVSFIETLKAAACGNLPAGPSLAALACSGGDAGLIADYAERNGLALPKLVDAQRTELAQVLPDYANIANPLDFTTAIWGDGPALQRMLDSALQTEADAALLVLDYPGEETGERPQCDLLLELYCAALERHGKVGFIASALPELLPKHARELLHSHGVAALQGVEDGLAAWGRIAHYRQRREALLARGEAALVPLCPQAIDGEGRLLDEWNSKQALKPFGLPLPRAALSTPTQAREAATDVGFPLALKVVSAQLPHKTEAGGVALNLRNEAALEAALFDMRENIARHAPDVPFDQVLLESMANPPLAELIVGIKRENGFGLALVLGAGGILVELLKDSRSLLLPTTDAAIRDALLSLRSAPLLTGFRGRPAVNLEALVEAVRAVADYACEHVDNLLELDVNPLLADAEGAVAVDALIRVAE; translated from the coding sequence ATGAAAAGAGAAAACCTCCAGCGCCTGCTGGCGCCCCGGCACCTGGCCTTCATCGGCGGCCGCAGCATGGCGCGCGCCCTCAAGCGCTGCGCCGAAGGCGGCTTCGCCGGCCAGATGTGGCTGGTCAACCCGCAATACGACGAACTCGAAGGCGTGCACTGCGTACGCAGCATCGCCGAACTGCCCGAAGGCCCGGACGCGGTGTTCATCGCCACCAACCGCGACCTGACCGTGCAGGCCGTGGCTGAACTGGCCGCCAAGGGCGCTGGCGGTGCCATCTGCTACGCCTCCGGCTTCGCCGAAACCGGCGAGGAAGGCGAAGCGCTGCAGCGCCGCCTGCTCGCCAGCGCCGGCGACATGGCCCTGCTCGGCCCCAACTGCTATGGCCTGCTCGACTACCTGCACGGCGCAGCGCTGTGGCCGGTGGCCCACGGCGGGCACCTGGTGGAGAAGGGCGTGGCGGTGCTGACCCAGAGCGGCAACTTCGCCTACAACCTGTCGATGAGCGACCGTTCGCTGCCGATCGCCTACATGGCCTCGGTGGGCAACCAGGCGCAGCTGGGCGTGGCCGAACTGATGGACGTGCTGCTCGACGAGCCGCGCGTTACCGCCATCGGCCTGCACCTGGAAGGCCTGAAGAACGTCCCCGGCTTCGCCCGCGCCGCGTTCAAGGCGCTGCAGAAAGGCATCCCGGTGATCGCCCTGAAGACCGGCGTGTCCGAGATCGGCGCCGAGCTCGCGCTCAGCCATACCAGCTCCCTGGCCGGCTCCGATGCGCTGTACGACGCGCTGTTCGACCGCCTTGGGGTGATCCGCGTCAGCGGCCCGGTGAGCTTCATCGAAACCCTCAAGGCTGCCGCCTGCGGCAACCTGCCGGCCGGCCCGAGCCTGGCCGCGCTGGCCTGCTCCGGCGGCGACGCCGGGCTGATCGCCGACTACGCCGAACGCAACGGCCTGGCCCTGCCCAAGCTGGTCGACGCCCAGCGCACCGAGCTGGCCCAGGTGCTGCCGGACTACGCCAACATCGCCAACCCGCTGGACTTCACCACCGCCATCTGGGGCGACGGCCCGGCACTGCAGCGCATGCTCGACAGCGCCCTGCAGACCGAAGCCGATGCCGCCCTGCTGGTGCTCGACTATCCCGGCGAAGAAACCGGCGAACGCCCGCAGTGCGACCTGCTGCTGGAGCTGTACTGCGCTGCGCTGGAACGTCACGGCAAGGTCGGTTTCATCGCCTCGGCATTGCCGGAGCTGCTGCCCAAGCATGCCCGCGAACTGCTGCACTCCCATGGCGTCGCCGCGCTGCAAGGCGTGGAAGACGGTCTCGCCGCCTGGGGCCGCATCGCCCATTACCGCCAGCGTCGCGAAGCACTGCTGGCCCGTGGCGAAGCCGCCCTGGTGCCGCTCTGCCCGCAGGCCATCGACGGCGAAGGCCGCCTGCTGGACGAGTGGAATTCCAAGCAGGCGCTGAAACCCTTCGGCCTGCCGCTGCCGCGCGCAGCCCTGAGCACGCCGACCCAGGCCCGCGAGGCGGCCACCGACGTCGGCTTCCCGCTGGCGCTGAAAGTGGTCAGCGCGCAGCTGCCGCACAAGACCGAGGCCGGCGGCGTGGCGCTCAACCTGCGCAACGAGGCGGCGCTGGAAGCCGCGCTGTTCGACATGCGCGAAAACATCGCCCGCCATGCGCCGGATGTGCCCTTCGACCAGGTGTTGCTGGAGAGCATGGCGAATCCGCCGCTGGCCGAGCTGATCGTCGGCATCAAGCGCGAGAACGGCTTCGGCCTGGCGCTGGTGCTGGGTGCCGGCGGCATCCTCGTCGAACTGCTCAAGGACAGCCGCAGCCTGCTGCTGCCGACCACCGACGCGGCGATTCGTGATGCCCTGCTGAGCCTGCGCAGCGCGCCGCTGCTCACCGGCTTCCGTGGTCGCCCGGCGGTGAACCTGGAGGCGCTGGTGGAAGCCGTGCGCGCAGTGGCCGACTACGCCTGCGAGCATGTGGACAACCTGCTGGAACTGGATGTGAACCCGCTGCTGGCGGACGCCGAAGGCGCCGTGGCGGTGGATGCGCTGATTCGCGTCGCCGAATGA
- a CDS encoding pyridoxal phosphate-dependent aminotransferase, which produces MRYSNFTQRIAGDGAAAWDIHYRALARMEKGDDILLLSVGDPDFDTPVPIVQSAIDSLLAGNTHYADVRGKRSLREAIARRHTQRSGQAVTADDVVVLAGAQCALYAVAQCVLNPGDEVIVAEPMYVTYEAVFGACGAKVIPVSVRSEHGFRVQAEDVAALITPRTRALAINSPHNPSGASLPRATWEALAELCVAHDLWMISDEVYSELLFDGEHISPASLPGMAERTATLNSLSKSHAMTGWRVGWVVGPQELCAHLENLALCMLYGSPDFIQDAACTALEAKLPELEAMREAYRQRRDLVIDCLADCVGVRALRPDGGMFVMVDIRATGLSAQDFSNLLLDRHGVSVLAGEAFGPSAAGHIRLGLVLGAEPLREACRRIALCAAELLKEKRYA; this is translated from the coding sequence ATGCGCTATTCCAACTTCACCCAACGCATCGCCGGCGACGGCGCCGCCGCCTGGGACATTCACTACCGCGCCCTGGCGCGCATGGAGAAGGGCGACGACATCCTCCTGCTGTCGGTGGGCGACCCGGACTTCGACACCCCGGTACCCATCGTGCAGTCGGCCATCGACAGCCTGTTGGCCGGCAACACCCATTACGCCGACGTACGCGGCAAGCGCTCGCTGCGCGAGGCCATCGCCCGCCGTCACACCCAGCGCAGCGGCCAAGCAGTGACTGCTGACGACGTGGTGGTGCTGGCCGGCGCCCAGTGCGCGCTCTATGCCGTGGCGCAGTGCGTGCTCAACCCGGGCGACGAGGTGATCGTCGCCGAACCGATGTACGTCACCTACGAAGCGGTGTTCGGTGCCTGTGGCGCCAAGGTCATCCCGGTGTCGGTGCGTTCCGAGCACGGCTTCCGCGTGCAGGCCGAGGACGTCGCCGCGCTGATCACCCCGCGTACCCGCGCGCTGGCCATCAACAGCCCGCACAACCCCTCCGGCGCCAGCCTGCCGCGCGCCACCTGGGAAGCGCTGGCCGAGCTGTGCGTCGCCCATGACCTGTGGATGATTTCCGACGAGGTCTACAGCGAGCTGCTGTTCGACGGCGAACACATCAGCCCCGCCAGCCTGCCGGGCATGGCCGAGCGCACCGCGACCCTCAACAGCCTGTCGAAATCCCACGCCATGACCGGCTGGCGAGTCGGCTGGGTGGTTGGCCCGCAGGAACTCTGCGCGCACCTGGAAAACCTCGCCCTGTGCATGCTCTACGGCTCGCCGGACTTCATCCAGGACGCCGCCTGCACCGCGCTGGAAGCCAAGCTGCCGGAACTCGAAGCCATGCGCGAGGCCTACCGCCAGCGCCGCGACCTGGTGATCGACTGCCTCGCCGATTGTGTCGGCGTGCGCGCCCTGCGTCCGGACGGCGGCATGTTCGTGATGGTGGATATCCGTGCCACCGGACTCTCCGCCCAGGACTTCTCCAACCTGCTGCTGGACCGCCACGGCGTCTCCGTGCTGGCCGGCGAAGCCTTCGGCCCCAGCGCCGCCGGGCACATCCGCCTGGGCCTGGTGCTCGGTGCCGAGCCGCTGCGCGAAGCCTGTCGCCGCATCGCCCTGTGCGCCGCCGAACTGCTGAAGGAAAAGCGCTATGCATGA
- a CDS encoding amino acid permease, which translates to MSESQEKIQLTRALKSRHIFMLSLGGVIGTGLFMGSGVTIGSGGPMGAILAYLVAGLLMYLVMVCLGELSVQMPVSGSFQAHATRFIGPATGFMIGWVYWMSWASTVGLEFTAAGMLMTRWFPEVPIWLWSGFFVVVLFSLNALATRAFGEAEYWFSGIKVAAILAFIVVGVLVIFGAIPLNSGAAAPGFSNLMSDGLFPNGLSAVFAVMMTVVYAFQGCEIMGVAAGETDQPEKSIPRAVRNVVFRVLIFYVLAIVVLSCIVPWKQAGLMESPFVQVFDMVGIPYAADLMNFVILTAILSVGNSGLYASTRILWAMSKTGMAPRKLSQLSARGVPLYALLISLAFALLSLLTSIVAADTLFMVLMAVSGMSGTVTWIVIAYAQYRFRREHIAKGGTVADLKYAAPLFPLIPLACIAICCSLFVFLAMDPTQRPSLYWGFGFMAACYLAYYVLKRKRPQVVSEAALGVN; encoded by the coding sequence ATGTCTGAGTCGCAAGAGAAGATTCAACTCACCCGCGCGCTGAAGAGCCGCCACATCTTCATGCTGTCCCTGGGCGGCGTGATCGGCACCGGCCTGTTCATGGGCTCGGGCGTCACCATCGGCTCCGGTGGCCCCATGGGCGCCATCCTCGCCTACCTGGTCGCGGGCCTGCTGATGTACCTGGTGATGGTCTGCCTGGGCGAGCTGTCCGTGCAGATGCCCGTCTCCGGTTCCTTCCAGGCGCACGCCACGCGCTTCATCGGCCCGGCCACCGGATTCATGATCGGCTGGGTGTACTGGATGAGCTGGGCCTCCACCGTCGGCCTGGAATTCACCGCTGCCGGCATGCTGATGACCCGCTGGTTCCCCGAGGTGCCGATCTGGCTCTGGTCGGGCTTCTTCGTAGTCGTGCTGTTCTCCCTCAATGCCCTGGCCACCCGCGCCTTCGGGGAGGCCGAATACTGGTTCTCGGGTATCAAGGTCGCTGCCATCCTGGCCTTCATCGTGGTCGGCGTGCTGGTGATATTCGGCGCCATCCCGCTGAACAGCGGCGCCGCCGCGCCGGGCTTCTCCAACCTGATGAGCGATGGCCTGTTCCCCAATGGCCTGTCCGCCGTGTTCGCGGTGATGATGACGGTGGTCTACGCCTTCCAGGGCTGCGAGATCATGGGCGTCGCCGCCGGTGAAACCGACCAGCCGGAAAAGAGCATCCCGCGCGCCGTGCGCAACGTGGTGTTCCGCGTGCTGATCTTCTACGTGCTGGCGATCGTCGTGCTGTCCTGCATCGTGCCGTGGAAGCAGGCCGGCCTGATGGAAAGCCCCTTCGTGCAGGTGTTCGACATGGTCGGCATTCCCTACGCCGCCGACCTGATGAACTTCGTGATCCTCACCGCGATCCTGTCGGTGGGTAACTCCGGCCTCTACGCGTCCACCCGCATCCTCTGGGCCATGTCCAAGACCGGCATGGCGCCGCGCAAGCTGTCCCAGCTCAGCGCCCGTGGCGTGCCGCTCTATGCGCTGCTGATCAGCCTGGCGTTCGCCCTGCTGTCGCTGCTGACCAGCATCGTCGCCGCCGACACCCTGTTCATGGTGCTGATGGCGGTGAGCGGGATGTCCGGCACCGTCACCTGGATCGTCATCGCCTATGCCCAGTACCGCTTCCGCCGCGAGCACATCGCCAAGGGCGGCACCGTGGCCGACCTGAAGTACGCAGCGCCGCTGTTCCCGCTGATCCCGCTGGCGTGCATCGCGATCTGCTGCTCGCTGTTCGTGTTCCTCGCCATGGACCCGACCCAGCGTCCGTCGCTGTACTGGGGCTTCGGCTTCATGGCGGCCTGCTACCTGGCGTACTACGTGCTCAAGCGCAAGCGTCCGCAGGTGGTCAGCGAGGCCGCGCTGGGCGTGAACTGA
- a CDS encoding acyl-CoA dehydrogenase family protein, giving the protein MDFQLTQEQEMLVEAVKAFVEKELLPYEEEVDRADAVSPELAAQIRGKALAAGFYAFNMPEEVGGGGLDYLSQALVERELSKVSWALHVFVARPSKILMACKGQQIQDYLLPVVQGEKIDCFALTEPGAGSDANSIKTRAVRDGEDFVINGSKHFISHAGHADFAIVFAVTDTFERNGKKRNAVTAFLVDKGTAGMTVRRGPKCVSNKGYHTYEIFFDDCRVPASQVLGEVDKGWEVANAWLTAGRVMVAANCVGQAQRAMDLALQWSADRKQFGAAIGSYQGISFKLADMATQIRAAELMTLHTAWKMDRGSMTDGEAGMAKLFASEVLGKVADETVQIFGGMGLMDEGPVERIWRNARIERIWEGTSEIQRHIISRELLRPLLR; this is encoded by the coding sequence ATGGATTTCCAACTGACTCAAGAACAGGAAATGCTCGTCGAAGCGGTCAAGGCCTTCGTCGAGAAAGAGTTGCTGCCCTACGAAGAAGAAGTGGACCGCGCCGACGCGGTGTCCCCGGAGCTGGCCGCACAGATTCGCGGCAAGGCCCTGGCGGCCGGCTTCTACGCCTTCAACATGCCCGAGGAAGTGGGCGGCGGCGGCCTCGATTACCTGTCCCAGGCACTGGTCGAGCGCGAGCTGTCCAAGGTCTCCTGGGCGCTGCACGTGTTCGTCGCGCGTCCCTCGAAGATCCTCATGGCCTGCAAGGGCCAGCAGATCCAGGACTACCTGCTGCCGGTGGTGCAGGGCGAGAAGATCGACTGCTTCGCCCTCACCGAGCCGGGCGCCGGTTCCGACGCCAACTCGATCAAGACCCGCGCCGTGCGTGACGGCGAGGACTTCGTGATCAACGGCTCCAAGCACTTCATCAGCCACGCCGGCCACGCCGACTTCGCCATCGTCTTCGCGGTGACCGATACCTTCGAGCGCAATGGCAAGAAGCGCAACGCCGTGACCGCCTTCCTGGTGGACAAGGGCACCGCCGGCATGACCGTGCGCCGTGGCCCGAAATGCGTGAGCAACAAGGGCTACCACACCTACGAAATCTTCTTCGACGACTGCCGCGTACCGGCCTCCCAGGTCCTGGGCGAAGTCGACAAAGGCTGGGAAGTGGCCAACGCCTGGCTTACCGCCGGCCGCGTGATGGTTGCCGCCAACTGCGTCGGCCAGGCCCAGCGGGCGATGGATCTGGCGCTGCAGTGGTCGGCCGACCGCAAGCAGTTCGGTGCGGCCATCGGCAGCTACCAGGGCATCTCCTTCAAGCTCGCCGACATGGCCACGCAGATTCGCGCCGCCGAGCTGATGACCCTGCACACCGCCTGGAAAATGGACCGCGGCAGCATGACCGACGGCGAGGCCGGCATGGCCAAGCTGTTCGCCAGCGAAGTGCTGGGCAAGGTGGCCGACGAGACCGTGCAGATCTTCGGTGGCATGGGCCTGATGGACGAGGGTCCGGTGGAGCGCATCTGGCGTAACGCCCGTATCGAGCGCATCTGGGAAGGCACCTCGGAAATCCAGCGCCACATCATTTCCCGCGAACTGCTGCGCCCGCTGCTGCGCTGA
- a CDS encoding aldolase, producing the protein MATTMHLPKDQLIQHAERQMQTSLADNTWTARQKLALTCRILFDGGHDSGLAGQITCRAETPGSYYTQRLGLGFDEISSGNLLLVDEDLKVLQGQGMANPANRFHSWVYRARPDVNCIIHTHPLHAAALSMLEVPLAVSHMDLCPLFDDCAFLKDWPGVPVGNEEGEIISAALGDKRAILLSHHGLLVTGSSIEEACVVAMLFERAAKMQLLAMAAGEIKPIPQALGKEAHDWISTPKRHGAAFSYYARRSLREHGECLC; encoded by the coding sequence ATGGCGACCACCATGCACCTCCCCAAGGACCAGCTGATCCAGCACGCCGAACGGCAGATGCAGACCAGCCTTGCGGATAATACGTGGACTGCGCGGCAAAAACTGGCCCTGACCTGCCGCATTCTCTTCGACGGCGGCCACGACTCCGGGCTGGCCGGCCAGATCACCTGCCGCGCGGAGACACCTGGCTCCTACTACACCCAGCGCCTGGGCCTGGGCTTCGACGAGATCTCCTCCGGCAACCTGCTGCTGGTCGACGAAGACCTGAAGGTGCTCCAGGGCCAGGGCATGGCCAACCCGGCCAACCGCTTCCACAGCTGGGTCTACCGCGCCCGTCCCGACGTCAACTGCATCATCCACACCCATCCGCTGCACGCCGCCGCGCTGTCGATGCTGGAAGTGCCGCTGGCGGTGTCGCACATGGACCTCTGCCCCCTGTTCGACGACTGCGCCTTCCTCAAGGACTGGCCGGGCGTGCCGGTGGGCAACGAGGAAGGCGAGATCATCTCCGCCGCCCTGGGCGACAAGCGCGCCATCCTGCTCTCCCACCACGGCCTACTGGTGACCGGTTCAAGCATCGAGGAAGCCTGCGTGGTGGCGATGCTGTTCGAGCGCGCCGCGAAGATGCAGCTGCTGGCCATGGCCGCCGGCGAGATCAAGCCGATTCCGCAGGCCTTGGGCAAGGAAGCGCACGACTGGATCTCCACGCCCAAGCGCCACGGCGCCGCCTTCAGCTACTACGCCCGGCGCAGCTTGCGCGAGCACGGCGAATGCCTGTGCTGA
- a CDS encoding dihydrodipicolinate synthase family protein translates to MSSTILHGIIGYTITPFGPDGELDLPALGRSIERLLAGGVHAIAPLGSTGEGAYLSDPEWDAVVEFSLKTIAGRVPTIVSVSDLTTARTVRRARFAERLGASAVMVLPVSYWKLNEAEILAHYRAVGEAISIPVMLYNNPGTSGTDLPVELILRIVKEVANVTMVKESTGDIQRMHRLRLLSNGEVAFYNGCNPLALEALVAGAKGWCTAAPNLIPQHNRELYDAVQEGRMEDARESFYRQLAVLDYITRRGLPTTIKAGLRMTGLDVGVPRLPLQELDGDGQRYLQGLLKALQ, encoded by the coding sequence ATGTCCTCAACCATCCTCCACGGCATCATCGGCTACACCATCACGCCCTTCGGTCCGGACGGCGAGCTCGACCTGCCCGCCCTTGGCCGTTCCATCGAGCGACTCCTCGCCGGTGGCGTACACGCCATCGCGCCACTCGGCAGCACGGGCGAAGGCGCCTACCTGAGCGACCCGGAATGGGACGCGGTGGTGGAATTCAGCCTGAAGACCATCGCCGGCCGCGTGCCGACCATCGTCAGCGTGTCCGACCTGACCACCGCGCGCACCGTGCGCCGCGCCCGCTTCGCCGAACGGCTCGGCGCCAGCGCGGTCATGGTGCTGCCGGTGTCCTACTGGAAGCTCAACGAAGCGGAAATCCTTGCCCACTACCGCGCGGTGGGCGAGGCGATCAGCATCCCGGTCATGCTCTACAACAACCCCGGCACCAGCGGCACCGACCTGCCGGTGGAGCTGATCCTGCGAATCGTGAAGGAGGTGGCGAACGTCACCATGGTCAAGGAGAGCACCGGTGATATCCAGCGCATGCATCGCCTGCGCCTGTTGTCGAACGGCGAGGTGGCCTTCTACAACGGCTGCAACCCGCTGGCGCTGGAAGCCCTGGTGGCCGGGGCGAAGGGCTGGTGCACGGCAGCGCCGAACCTGATCCCGCAGCACAACCGAGAGCTGTACGACGCGGTGCAGGAGGGACGCATGGAGGATGCGCGGGAATCGTTCTACCGCCAGCTGGCGGTGCTGGACTACATCACCCGCCGCGGCCTGCCGACCACCATCAAGGCCGGCCTGCGCATGACCGGGCTGGATGTCGGCGTACCGCGCCTGCCGCTGCAGGAGCTCGACGGCGATGGCCAGCGCTACCTGCAGGGCCTGCTGAAAGCGCTGCAGTGA